The following proteins are co-located in the Theropithecus gelada isolate Dixy chromosome 19, Tgel_1.0, whole genome shotgun sequence genome:
- the TUBB4A gene encoding tubulin beta-4A chain isoform X13: MREIVHLQAGQCGNQIGAKFWEVISDEHGIDPTGTYHGDSDLQLERINVYYNEAESCDCLQGFQLTHSLGGGTGSGMGTLLISKIREEFPDRIMNTFSVVPSPKVSDTVVEPYNATLSVHQLVENTDETYCIDNEALYDICFRTLKLTTPTYGDLNHLVSATMSGVTTCLRFPGQLNADLRKLAVNMVPFPRLHFFMPGFAPLTSRGSQQYRALTVPELTQQMFDAKNMMAACDPRHGRYLTVAAVFRGRMSMKEVDEQMLSVQSKNSSYFVEWIPNNVKTAVCDIPPRGLKMAATFIGNSTAIQELFKRISEQFTAMFRRKAFLHWYTGEGMDEMEFTEAESNMNDLVSEYQQYQDATAEEGEFEEEAEEEVA, translated from the exons ATGCGGGAGATCGTGCACCTGCAGGCCGGCCAGTGCGGCAACCAGATCGGGGCCAAG TTTTGGGAGGTTATCAGTGACGAACATGGCATCGAccccacaggcacataccatggGGACAGTGACCTGCAACTGGAGAGGATCAACGTGTACTACAACGAG GCCGAGAGCTGCGACTGCCTTCAGGGCTTCCAGCTGACCCACTCGCTGGGAGGTGGCACGGGGTCTGGGATGGGCACGCTGCTCATTAGTAAGATCCGCGAGGAGTTCCCGGACCGCATCATGAACACCTTCAGCGTGGTGCCCTCGCCCAAAGTGTCGGACACGGTGGTGGAGCCCTACAACGCCACGCTGTCCGTGCACCAGCTGGTGGAGAATACGGATGAGACCTACTGCATCGACAACGAGGCGCTCTACGATATCTGCTTCCGCACCCTCAAGCTGACCACCCCCACCTACGGGGACCTCAACCACCTGGTGTCGGCCACCATGAGCGGGGTCACCACCTGCCTGCGCTTCCCGGGCCAGCTGAACGCCGACCTGCGCAAGCTGGCCGTCAACATGGTCCCCTTTCCTCGCCTGCACTTCTTCATGCCCGGCTTCGCGCCCCTGACCAGCCGGGGCAGCCAGCAGTACCGGGCCCTGACGGTGCCTGAGCTCACCCAGCAGATGTTCGACGCCAAGAACATGATGGCCGCGTGCGACCCGCGCCACGGCCGCTACCTGACCGTGGCCGCCGTGTTCCGGGGCCGCATGTCCATGAAGGAGGTGGACGAGCAGATGCTGAGCGTGCAGAGCAAGAACAGCAGCTACTTCGTGGAGTGGATCCCCAACAACGTGAAGACGGCCGTGTGCGACATCCCGCCCCGCGGCCTGAAGATGGCCGCAACCTTCATCGGCAACAGCACGGCCATCCAGGAGCTGTTCAAGCGCATCTCCGAGCAGTTCACGGCCATGTTCCGGCGCAAGGCCTTCCTGCACTGGTACACGGGCGAGGGCATGGACGAGATGGAGTTCACTGAGGCCGAGAGCAACATGAATGACCTGGTATCTGAGTACCAGCAGTACCAGGATGCCACTGCCGAGGAGGGCGAGTTcgaggaggaggcggaggaggaggtGGCCTAG
- the TUBB4A gene encoding tubulin beta-4A chain isoform X17 has product MREIVHLQAGQCGNQIGAKFWEAESCDCLQGFQLTHSLGGGTGSGMGTLLISKIREEFPDRIMNTFSVVPSPKVSDTVVEPYNATLSVHQLVENTDETYCIDNEALYDICFRTLKLTTPTYGDLNHLVSATMSGVTTCLRFPGQLNADLRKLAVNMVPFPRLHFFMPGFAPLTSRGSQQYRALTVPELTQQMFDAKNMMAACDPRHGRYLTVAAVFRGRMSMKEVDEQMLSVQSKNSSYFVEWIPNNVKTAVCDIPPRGLKMAATFIGNSTAIQELFKRISEQFTAMFRRKAFLHWYTGEGMDEMEFTEAESNMNDLVSEYQQYQDATAEEGEFEEEAEEEVA; this is encoded by the exons ATGCGGGAGATCGTGCACCTGCAGGCCGGCCAGTGCGGCAACCAGATCGGGGCCAAG TTTTGGGAG GCCGAGAGCTGCGACTGCCTTCAGGGCTTCCAGCTGACCCACTCGCTGGGAGGTGGCACGGGGTCTGGGATGGGCACGCTGCTCATTAGTAAGATCCGCGAGGAGTTCCCGGACCGCATCATGAACACCTTCAGCGTGGTGCCCTCGCCCAAAGTGTCGGACACGGTGGTGGAGCCCTACAACGCCACGCTGTCCGTGCACCAGCTGGTGGAGAATACGGATGAGACCTACTGCATCGACAACGAGGCGCTCTACGATATCTGCTTCCGCACCCTCAAGCTGACCACCCCCACCTACGGGGACCTCAACCACCTGGTGTCGGCCACCATGAGCGGGGTCACCACCTGCCTGCGCTTCCCGGGCCAGCTGAACGCCGACCTGCGCAAGCTGGCCGTCAACATGGTCCCCTTTCCTCGCCTGCACTTCTTCATGCCCGGCTTCGCGCCCCTGACCAGCCGGGGCAGCCAGCAGTACCGGGCCCTGACGGTGCCTGAGCTCACCCAGCAGATGTTCGACGCCAAGAACATGATGGCCGCGTGCGACCCGCGCCACGGCCGCTACCTGACCGTGGCCGCCGTGTTCCGGGGCCGCATGTCCATGAAGGAGGTGGACGAGCAGATGCTGAGCGTGCAGAGCAAGAACAGCAGCTACTTCGTGGAGTGGATCCCCAACAACGTGAAGACGGCCGTGTGCGACATCCCGCCCCGCGGCCTGAAGATGGCCGCAACCTTCATCGGCAACAGCACGGCCATCCAGGAGCTGTTCAAGCGCATCTCCGAGCAGTTCACGGCCATGTTCCGGCGCAAGGCCTTCCTGCACTGGTACACGGGCGAGGGCATGGACGAGATGGAGTTCACTGAGGCCGAGAGCAACATGAATGACCTGGTATCTGAGTACCAGCAGTACCAGGATGCCACTGCCGAGGAGGGCGAGTTcgaggaggaggcggaggaggaggtGGCCTAG
- the TUBB4A gene encoding tubulin beta-4A chain isoform X4, which yields MREIVHLQAGQCGNQIGAKFWEVISDEHGIDPTGTYHGDSDLQLERINVYYNEATAICFPAGGNYVPRAVLVDLEPGTMDSVRSGPFGQIFRPDNFVFGQSGAGNNWAKGHYTEGAELVDAVLDVVRKEAESCDCLQGFQLTHSLGGGTGSGMGTLLISKIREEFPDRIMNTFSVVPSPKVSDTVVEPYNATLSVHQLVENTDETYCIDNEALYDICFRTLKLTTPTYGDLNHLVSATMSGVTTCLRFPGQLNADLRKLAVNMVPFPRLHFFMPGFAPLTSRGSQQYRALTVPELTQQMFDAKNMMAACDPRHGRYLTVAAVFRGRMSMKEVDEQMLSVQSKNSSYFVEWIPNNVKTAVCDIPPRGLKMAATFIGNSTAIQELFKRISEQFTAMFRRKAFLHWYTGEGMDEMEFTEAESNMNDLVSEYQQYQDATAEEGEFEEEAEEEVA from the exons ATGCGGGAGATCGTGCACCTGCAGGCCGGCCAGTGCGGCAACCAGATCGGGGCCAAG TTTTGGGAGGTTATCAGTGACGAACATGGCATCGAccccacaggcacataccatggGGACAGTGACCTGCAACTGGAGAGGATCAACGTGTACTACAACGAGGCCACAG CCATCTGTTTCCCTGCAGGAGGGAATTATGTCCCCAGAGCGGTGCTGGTGGACCTGGAACCCGGCACCATGGACTCTGTCCGTTCCGGCCCCTTCGGTCAGATCTTTCGGCCCGACAACTTCGTGTTTG gCCAATCCGGAGCCGGCAACAACTGGGCAAAGGGGCACTACACGGAGGGCGCGGAGCTGGTGGACGCCGTCCTGGATGTAGTCCGGAAGGAGGCCGAGAGCTGCGACTGCCTTCAGGGCTTCCAGCTGACCCACTCGCTGGGAGGTGGCACGGGGTCTGGGATGGGCACGCTGCTCATTAGTAAGATCCGCGAGGAGTTCCCGGACCGCATCATGAACACCTTCAGCGTGGTGCCCTCGCCCAAAGTGTCGGACACGGTGGTGGAGCCCTACAACGCCACGCTGTCCGTGCACCAGCTGGTGGAGAATACGGATGAGACCTACTGCATCGACAACGAGGCGCTCTACGATATCTGCTTCCGCACCCTCAAGCTGACCACCCCCACCTACGGGGACCTCAACCACCTGGTGTCGGCCACCATGAGCGGGGTCACCACCTGCCTGCGCTTCCCGGGCCAGCTGAACGCCGACCTGCGCAAGCTGGCCGTCAACATGGTCCCCTTTCCTCGCCTGCACTTCTTCATGCCCGGCTTCGCGCCCCTGACCAGCCGGGGCAGCCAGCAGTACCGGGCCCTGACGGTGCCTGAGCTCACCCAGCAGATGTTCGACGCCAAGAACATGATGGCCGCGTGCGACCCGCGCCACGGCCGCTACCTGACCGTGGCCGCCGTGTTCCGGGGCCGCATGTCCATGAAGGAGGTGGACGAGCAGATGCTGAGCGTGCAGAGCAAGAACAGCAGCTACTTCGTGGAGTGGATCCCCAACAACGTGAAGACGGCCGTGTGCGACATCCCGCCCCGCGGCCTGAAGATGGCCGCAACCTTCATCGGCAACAGCACGGCCATCCAGGAGCTGTTCAAGCGCATCTCCGAGCAGTTCACGGCCATGTTCCGGCGCAAGGCCTTCCTGCACTGGTACACGGGCGAGGGCATGGACGAGATGGAGTTCACTGAGGCCGAGAGCAACATGAATGACCTGGTATCTGAGTACCAGCAGTACCAGGATGCCACTGCCGAGGAGGGCGAGTTcgaggaggaggcggaggaggaggtGGCCTAG
- the TUBB4A gene encoding tubulin beta-4A chain isoform X2, producing the protein MRKGAADRETEGPCSAVSAASSTRAAAAAPRARATAAASTLSATAMREIVHLQAGQCGNQIGAKFWEVISDEHGIDPTGTYHGDSDLQLERINVYYNEATGGNYVPRAVLVDLEPGTMDSVRSGPFGQIFRPDNFVFGQSGAGNNWAKGHYTEGAELVDAVLDVVRKEAESCDCLQGFQLTHSLGGGTGSGMGTLLISKIREEFPDRIMNTFSVVPSPKVSDTVVEPYNATLSVHQLVENTDETYCIDNEALYDICFRTLKLTTPTYGDLNHLVSATMSGVTTCLRFPGQLNADLRKLAVNMVPFPRLHFFMPGFAPLTSRGSQQYRALTVPELTQQMFDAKNMMAACDPRHGRYLTVAAVFRGRMSMKEVDEQMLSVQSKNSSYFVEWIPNNVKTAVCDIPPRGLKMAATFIGNSTAIQELFKRISEQFTAMFRRKAFLHWYTGEGMDEMEFTEAESNMNDLVSEYQQYQDATAEEGEFEEEAEEEVA; encoded by the exons ATGAGAAAAGGGGCTGCGGACCGAGAAACTGAG GGACCGTGCTCCGCCGTCTCCGCCGCATCTTCCAcccgcgccgccgccgcagcTCCCCGCGCTCGCGCCACCGCCGCCGCGTCCACCCTCAGCGCCACCGCCATGCGGGAGATCGTGCACCTGCAGGCCGGCCAGTGCGGCAACCAGATCGGGGCCAAG TTTTGGGAGGTTATCAGTGACGAACATGGCATCGAccccacaggcacataccatggGGACAGTGACCTGCAACTGGAGAGGATCAACGTGTACTACAACGAGGCCACAG GAGGGAATTATGTCCCCAGAGCGGTGCTGGTGGACCTGGAACCCGGCACCATGGACTCTGTCCGTTCCGGCCCCTTCGGTCAGATCTTTCGGCCCGACAACTTCGTGTTTG gCCAATCCGGAGCCGGCAACAACTGGGCAAAGGGGCACTACACGGAGGGCGCGGAGCTGGTGGACGCCGTCCTGGATGTAGTCCGGAAGGAGGCCGAGAGCTGCGACTGCCTTCAGGGCTTCCAGCTGACCCACTCGCTGGGAGGTGGCACGGGGTCTGGGATGGGCACGCTGCTCATTAGTAAGATCCGCGAGGAGTTCCCGGACCGCATCATGAACACCTTCAGCGTGGTGCCCTCGCCCAAAGTGTCGGACACGGTGGTGGAGCCCTACAACGCCACGCTGTCCGTGCACCAGCTGGTGGAGAATACGGATGAGACCTACTGCATCGACAACGAGGCGCTCTACGATATCTGCTTCCGCACCCTCAAGCTGACCACCCCCACCTACGGGGACCTCAACCACCTGGTGTCGGCCACCATGAGCGGGGTCACCACCTGCCTGCGCTTCCCGGGCCAGCTGAACGCCGACCTGCGCAAGCTGGCCGTCAACATGGTCCCCTTTCCTCGCCTGCACTTCTTCATGCCCGGCTTCGCGCCCCTGACCAGCCGGGGCAGCCAGCAGTACCGGGCCCTGACGGTGCCTGAGCTCACCCAGCAGATGTTCGACGCCAAGAACATGATGGCCGCGTGCGACCCGCGCCACGGCCGCTACCTGACCGTGGCCGCCGTGTTCCGGGGCCGCATGTCCATGAAGGAGGTGGACGAGCAGATGCTGAGCGTGCAGAGCAAGAACAGCAGCTACTTCGTGGAGTGGATCCCCAACAACGTGAAGACGGCCGTGTGCGACATCCCGCCCCGCGGCCTGAAGATGGCCGCAACCTTCATCGGCAACAGCACGGCCATCCAGGAGCTGTTCAAGCGCATCTCCGAGCAGTTCACGGCCATGTTCCGGCGCAAGGCCTTCCTGCACTGGTACACGGGCGAGGGCATGGACGAGATGGAGTTCACTGAGGCCGAGAGCAACATGAATGACCTGGTATCTGAGTACCAGCAGTACCAGGATGCCACTGCCGAGGAGGGCGAGTTcgaggaggaggcggaggaggaggtGGCCTAG
- the TUBB4A gene encoding tubulin beta-4A chain isoform X1, which translates to MRKGAADRETERLPGAQGPCSAVSAASSTRAAAAAPRARATAAASTLSATAMREIVHLQAGQCGNQIGAKFWEVISDEHGIDPTGTYHGDSDLQLERINVYYNEATGGNYVPRAVLVDLEPGTMDSVRSGPFGQIFRPDNFVFGQSGAGNNWAKGHYTEGAELVDAVLDVVRKEAESCDCLQGFQLTHSLGGGTGSGMGTLLISKIREEFPDRIMNTFSVVPSPKVSDTVVEPYNATLSVHQLVENTDETYCIDNEALYDICFRTLKLTTPTYGDLNHLVSATMSGVTTCLRFPGQLNADLRKLAVNMVPFPRLHFFMPGFAPLTSRGSQQYRALTVPELTQQMFDAKNMMAACDPRHGRYLTVAAVFRGRMSMKEVDEQMLSVQSKNSSYFVEWIPNNVKTAVCDIPPRGLKMAATFIGNSTAIQELFKRISEQFTAMFRRKAFLHWYTGEGMDEMEFTEAESNMNDLVSEYQQYQDATAEEGEFEEEAEEEVA; encoded by the exons ATGAGAAAAGGGGCTGCGGACCGAGAAACTGAG CGGCTCCCGGGGGCGCAGGGACCGTGCTCCGCCGTCTCCGCCGCATCTTCCAcccgcgccgccgccgcagcTCCCCGCGCTCGCGCCACCGCCGCCGCGTCCACCCTCAGCGCCACCGCCATGCGGGAGATCGTGCACCTGCAGGCCGGCCAGTGCGGCAACCAGATCGGGGCCAAG TTTTGGGAGGTTATCAGTGACGAACATGGCATCGAccccacaggcacataccatggGGACAGTGACCTGCAACTGGAGAGGATCAACGTGTACTACAACGAGGCCACAG GAGGGAATTATGTCCCCAGAGCGGTGCTGGTGGACCTGGAACCCGGCACCATGGACTCTGTCCGTTCCGGCCCCTTCGGTCAGATCTTTCGGCCCGACAACTTCGTGTTTG gCCAATCCGGAGCCGGCAACAACTGGGCAAAGGGGCACTACACGGAGGGCGCGGAGCTGGTGGACGCCGTCCTGGATGTAGTCCGGAAGGAGGCCGAGAGCTGCGACTGCCTTCAGGGCTTCCAGCTGACCCACTCGCTGGGAGGTGGCACGGGGTCTGGGATGGGCACGCTGCTCATTAGTAAGATCCGCGAGGAGTTCCCGGACCGCATCATGAACACCTTCAGCGTGGTGCCCTCGCCCAAAGTGTCGGACACGGTGGTGGAGCCCTACAACGCCACGCTGTCCGTGCACCAGCTGGTGGAGAATACGGATGAGACCTACTGCATCGACAACGAGGCGCTCTACGATATCTGCTTCCGCACCCTCAAGCTGACCACCCCCACCTACGGGGACCTCAACCACCTGGTGTCGGCCACCATGAGCGGGGTCACCACCTGCCTGCGCTTCCCGGGCCAGCTGAACGCCGACCTGCGCAAGCTGGCCGTCAACATGGTCCCCTTTCCTCGCCTGCACTTCTTCATGCCCGGCTTCGCGCCCCTGACCAGCCGGGGCAGCCAGCAGTACCGGGCCCTGACGGTGCCTGAGCTCACCCAGCAGATGTTCGACGCCAAGAACATGATGGCCGCGTGCGACCCGCGCCACGGCCGCTACCTGACCGTGGCCGCCGTGTTCCGGGGCCGCATGTCCATGAAGGAGGTGGACGAGCAGATGCTGAGCGTGCAGAGCAAGAACAGCAGCTACTTCGTGGAGTGGATCCCCAACAACGTGAAGACGGCCGTGTGCGACATCCCGCCCCGCGGCCTGAAGATGGCCGCAACCTTCATCGGCAACAGCACGGCCATCCAGGAGCTGTTCAAGCGCATCTCCGAGCAGTTCACGGCCATGTTCCGGCGCAAGGCCTTCCTGCACTGGTACACGGGCGAGGGCATGGACGAGATGGAGTTCACTGAGGCCGAGAGCAACATGAATGACCTGGTATCTGAGTACCAGCAGTACCAGGATGCCACTGCCGAGGAGGGCGAGTTcgaggaggaggcggaggaggaggtGGCCTAG
- the TUBB4A gene encoding tubulin beta-4A chain isoform X11 — MREIVHLQAGQCGNQIGAKFWEVISDEHGIDPTGTYHGDSDLQLERINVYYNEATGGNYVPRAVLVDLEPGTMDSVRSGPFGQIFRPDNFGFQLTHSLGGGTGSGMGTLLISKIREEFPDRIMNTFSVVPSPKVSDTVVEPYNATLSVHQLVENTDETYCIDNEALYDICFRTLKLTTPTYGDLNHLVSATMSGVTTCLRFPGQLNADLRKLAVNMVPFPRLHFFMPGFAPLTSRGSQQYRALTVPELTQQMFDAKNMMAACDPRHGRYLTVAAVFRGRMSMKEVDEQMLSVQSKNSSYFVEWIPNNVKTAVCDIPPRGLKMAATFIGNSTAIQELFKRISEQFTAMFRRKAFLHWYTGEGMDEMEFTEAESNMNDLVSEYQQYQDATAEEGEFEEEAEEEVA, encoded by the exons ATGCGGGAGATCGTGCACCTGCAGGCCGGCCAGTGCGGCAACCAGATCGGGGCCAAG TTTTGGGAGGTTATCAGTGACGAACATGGCATCGAccccacaggcacataccatggGGACAGTGACCTGCAACTGGAGAGGATCAACGTGTACTACAACGAGGCCACAG GAGGGAATTATGTCCCCAGAGCGGTGCTGGTGGACCTGGAACCCGGCACCATGGACTCTGTCCGTTCCGGCCCCTTCGGTCAGATCTTTCGGCCCGACAACTTC GGCTTCCAGCTGACCCACTCGCTGGGAGGTGGCACGGGGTCTGGGATGGGCACGCTGCTCATTAGTAAGATCCGCGAGGAGTTCCCGGACCGCATCATGAACACCTTCAGCGTGGTGCCCTCGCCCAAAGTGTCGGACACGGTGGTGGAGCCCTACAACGCCACGCTGTCCGTGCACCAGCTGGTGGAGAATACGGATGAGACCTACTGCATCGACAACGAGGCGCTCTACGATATCTGCTTCCGCACCCTCAAGCTGACCACCCCCACCTACGGGGACCTCAACCACCTGGTGTCGGCCACCATGAGCGGGGTCACCACCTGCCTGCGCTTCCCGGGCCAGCTGAACGCCGACCTGCGCAAGCTGGCCGTCAACATGGTCCCCTTTCCTCGCCTGCACTTCTTCATGCCCGGCTTCGCGCCCCTGACCAGCCGGGGCAGCCAGCAGTACCGGGCCCTGACGGTGCCTGAGCTCACCCAGCAGATGTTCGACGCCAAGAACATGATGGCCGCGTGCGACCCGCGCCACGGCCGCTACCTGACCGTGGCCGCCGTGTTCCGGGGCCGCATGTCCATGAAGGAGGTGGACGAGCAGATGCTGAGCGTGCAGAGCAAGAACAGCAGCTACTTCGTGGAGTGGATCCCCAACAACGTGAAGACGGCCGTGTGCGACATCCCGCCCCGCGGCCTGAAGATGGCCGCAACCTTCATCGGCAACAGCACGGCCATCCAGGAGCTGTTCAAGCGCATCTCCGAGCAGTTCACGGCCATGTTCCGGCGCAAGGCCTTCCTGCACTGGTACACGGGCGAGGGCATGGACGAGATGGAGTTCACTGAGGCCGAGAGCAACATGAATGACCTGGTATCTGAGTACCAGCAGTACCAGGATGCCACTGCCGAGGAGGGCGAGTTcgaggaggaggcggaggaggaggtGGCCTAG
- the TUBB4A gene encoding tubulin beta-4A chain isoform X8 produces the protein MREIVHLQAGQCGNQIGAKFWEVISDEHGIDPTGTYHGDSDLQLERINVYYNEATGGNYVPRAVLVDLEPGTMDSVRSGPFGQIFRPDNFVFGQSGAGNNWSCDCLQGFQLTHSLGGGTGSGMGTLLISKIREEFPDRIMNTFSVVPSPKVSDTVVEPYNATLSVHQLVENTDETYCIDNEALYDICFRTLKLTTPTYGDLNHLVSATMSGVTTCLRFPGQLNADLRKLAVNMVPFPRLHFFMPGFAPLTSRGSQQYRALTVPELTQQMFDAKNMMAACDPRHGRYLTVAAVFRGRMSMKEVDEQMLSVQSKNSSYFVEWIPNNVKTAVCDIPPRGLKMAATFIGNSTAIQELFKRISEQFTAMFRRKAFLHWYTGEGMDEMEFTEAESNMNDLVSEYQQYQDATAEEGEFEEEAEEEVA, from the exons ATGCGGGAGATCGTGCACCTGCAGGCCGGCCAGTGCGGCAACCAGATCGGGGCCAAG TTTTGGGAGGTTATCAGTGACGAACATGGCATCGAccccacaggcacataccatggGGACAGTGACCTGCAACTGGAGAGGATCAACGTGTACTACAACGAGGCCACAG GAGGGAATTATGTCCCCAGAGCGGTGCTGGTGGACCTGGAACCCGGCACCATGGACTCTGTCCGTTCCGGCCCCTTCGGTCAGATCTTTCGGCCCGACAACTTCGTGTTTG gCCAATCCGGAGCCGGCAACAACTGG AGCTGCGACTGCCTTCAGGGCTTCCAGCTGACCCACTCGCTGGGAGGTGGCACGGGGTCTGGGATGGGCACGCTGCTCATTAGTAAGATCCGCGAGGAGTTCCCGGACCGCATCATGAACACCTTCAGCGTGGTGCCCTCGCCCAAAGTGTCGGACACGGTGGTGGAGCCCTACAACGCCACGCTGTCCGTGCACCAGCTGGTGGAGAATACGGATGAGACCTACTGCATCGACAACGAGGCGCTCTACGATATCTGCTTCCGCACCCTCAAGCTGACCACCCCCACCTACGGGGACCTCAACCACCTGGTGTCGGCCACCATGAGCGGGGTCACCACCTGCCTGCGCTTCCCGGGCCAGCTGAACGCCGACCTGCGCAAGCTGGCCGTCAACATGGTCCCCTTTCCTCGCCTGCACTTCTTCATGCCCGGCTTCGCGCCCCTGACCAGCCGGGGCAGCCAGCAGTACCGGGCCCTGACGGTGCCTGAGCTCACCCAGCAGATGTTCGACGCCAAGAACATGATGGCCGCGTGCGACCCGCGCCACGGCCGCTACCTGACCGTGGCCGCCGTGTTCCGGGGCCGCATGTCCATGAAGGAGGTGGACGAGCAGATGCTGAGCGTGCAGAGCAAGAACAGCAGCTACTTCGTGGAGTGGATCCCCAACAACGTGAAGACGGCCGTGTGCGACATCCCGCCCCGCGGCCTGAAGATGGCCGCAACCTTCATCGGCAACAGCACGGCCATCCAGGAGCTGTTCAAGCGCATCTCCGAGCAGTTCACGGCCATGTTCCGGCGCAAGGCCTTCCTGCACTGGTACACGGGCGAGGGCATGGACGAGATGGAGTTCACTGAGGCCGAGAGCAACATGAATGACCTGGTATCTGAGTACCAGCAGTACCAGGATGCCACTGCCGAGGAGGGCGAGTTcgaggaggaggcggaggaggaggtGGCCTAG
- the TUBB4A gene encoding tubulin beta-4A chain isoform X18, with protein sequence MREIVHLQAGQCGNQIGAKFWEVISDEHGIDPTGTYHGDSDLQLERINVYYNEATGGNYVPRAVLVDLEPGTMDSVRSGPFGQIFRPDNFVFGQSGAGNNWAKGHYTEGAELVDAVLDVVRKEVDEQMLSVQSKNSSYFVEWIPNNVKTAVCDIPPRGLKMAATFIGNSTAIQELFKRISEQFTAMFRRKAFLHWYTGEGMDEMEFTEAESNMNDLVSEYQQYQDATAEEGEFEEEAEEEVA encoded by the exons ATGCGGGAGATCGTGCACCTGCAGGCCGGCCAGTGCGGCAACCAGATCGGGGCCAAG TTTTGGGAGGTTATCAGTGACGAACATGGCATCGAccccacaggcacataccatggGGACAGTGACCTGCAACTGGAGAGGATCAACGTGTACTACAACGAGGCCACAG GAGGGAATTATGTCCCCAGAGCGGTGCTGGTGGACCTGGAACCCGGCACCATGGACTCTGTCCGTTCCGGCCCCTTCGGTCAGATCTTTCGGCCCGACAACTTCGTGTTTG gCCAATCCGGAGCCGGCAACAACTGGGCAAAGGGGCACTACACGGAGGGCGCGGAGCTGGTGGACGCCGTCCTGGATGTAGTCCGGAAGGAG GTGGACGAGCAGATGCTGAGCGTGCAGAGCAAGAACAGCAGCTACTTCGTGGAGTGGATCCCCAACAACGTGAAGACGGCCGTGTGCGACATCCCGCCCCGCGGCCTGAAGATGGCCGCAACCTTCATCGGCAACAGCACGGCCATCCAGGAGCTGTTCAAGCGCATCTCCGAGCAGTTCACGGCCATGTTCCGGCGCAAGGCCTTCCTGCACTGGTACACGGGCGAGGGCATGGACGAGATGGAGTTCACTGAGGCCGAGAGCAACATGAATGACCTGGTATCTGAGTACCAGCAGTACCAGGATGCCACTGCCGAGGAGGGCGAGTTcgaggaggaggcggaggaggaggtGGCCTAG
- the TUBB4A gene encoding tubulin beta-4A chain isoform X15: protein MREIVHLQAGQCGNQIGAKFWEVISDEHGIDPTGTYHGDSDLQLERINVYYNEATGGNYVPRAVLVDLEPGTMDSVRSGPFGQIFRPDNFVFGQSGAGNNWAKGHYTEGAELVDAVLDVVRKEAESCDCLQGFQLTTPTYGDLNHLVSATMSGVTTCLRFPGQLNADLRKLAVNMVPFPRLHFFMPGFAPLTSRGSQQYRALTVPELTQQMFDAKNMMAACDPRHGRYLTVAAVFRGRMSMKEVDEQMLSVQSKNSSYFVEWIPNNVKTAVCDIPPRGLKMAATFIGNSTAIQELFKRISEQFTAMFRRKAFLHWYTGEGMDEMEFTEAESNMNDLVSEYQQYQDATAEEGEFEEEAEEEVA from the exons ATGCGGGAGATCGTGCACCTGCAGGCCGGCCAGTGCGGCAACCAGATCGGGGCCAAG TTTTGGGAGGTTATCAGTGACGAACATGGCATCGAccccacaggcacataccatggGGACAGTGACCTGCAACTGGAGAGGATCAACGTGTACTACAACGAGGCCACAG GAGGGAATTATGTCCCCAGAGCGGTGCTGGTGGACCTGGAACCCGGCACCATGGACTCTGTCCGTTCCGGCCCCTTCGGTCAGATCTTTCGGCCCGACAACTTCGTGTTTG gCCAATCCGGAGCCGGCAACAACTGGGCAAAGGGGCACTACACGGAGGGCGCGGAGCTGGTGGACGCCGTCCTGGATGTAGTCCGGAAGGAGGCCGAGAGCTGCGACTGCCTTCAGGGCTTCC AGCTGACCACCCCCACCTACGGGGACCTCAACCACCTGGTGTCGGCCACCATGAGCGGGGTCACCACCTGCCTGCGCTTCCCGGGCCAGCTGAACGCCGACCTGCGCAAGCTGGCCGTCAACATGGTCCCCTTTCCTCGCCTGCACTTCTTCATGCCCGGCTTCGCGCCCCTGACCAGCCGGGGCAGCCAGCAGTACCGGGCCCTGACGGTGCCTGAGCTCACCCAGCAGATGTTCGACGCCAAGAACATGATGGCCGCGTGCGACCCGCGCCACGGCCGCTACCTGACCGTGGCCGCCGTGTTCCGGGGCCGCATGTCCATGAAGGAGGTGGACGAGCAGATGCTGAGCGTGCAGAGCAAGAACAGCAGCTACTTCGTGGAGTGGATCCCCAACAACGTGAAGACGGCCGTGTGCGACATCCCGCCCCGCGGCCTGAAGATGGCCGCAACCTTCATCGGCAACAGCACGGCCATCCAGGAGCTGTTCAAGCGCATCTCCGAGCAGTTCACGGCCATGTTCCGGCGCAAGGCCTTCCTGCACTGGTACACGGGCGAGGGCATGGACGAGATGGAGTTCACTGAGGCCGAGAGCAACATGAATGACCTGGTATCTGAGTACCAGCAGTACCAGGATGCCACTGCCGAGGAGGGCGAGTTcgaggaggaggcggaggaggaggtGGCCTAG